The genome window TACGACCCCCACGCCCATCAAACGGGATTCGGATTCTCGGAGCTTCGGAATGTGATGATCGATCCTCAATCCAGCAGCGCGCCGAACAGCTTCCGCTGGGCGGCCGCAACGTGCTCCGTGAACGTCGAGCGGCCGATCCCCAGCGACTCGGCCACCTCGCCGGCGTTGGCCCCCTTCGGGTGGTCGAAGTAGCCCGCCTCGTAGGCGGCCGCCAACACCTCGCGCTGGCGCTCCGTCAGCTCGCTCCGGTCGACGGTGACGAGGTCCGACTCCGTCGGCGTCGTCGTCGACTGGAGCAGGCGCAACACCTCCATGTCCGAACATCCCTCGCGGAACGCCTCCAGCACGGACCGCAGCGTCGGCAGGTCGCTCGCGTGGAAGGTGAGCCGGAGCCGCCCGTCGCGGATCGTCGCCTCCGACACGGGCGTCTCGTGGCGGTCGAGGACGGCGAACGGCGAGTCGGGGTCGACGTCCGCGTCGAACCGGTACGCCGCCCGGCCGCCGTAGTCGAAGACGACCTCGACCCCCTCGGGGACCGCGAGGTCGGCGTCCGCGATGAACTCGACGACCACGCGCTCGCGGTCGTCCGCGGGCGTGCAGCGCGTGACCTCGGTGACCGGCGTCGCCCCGTCGACGACCCCGTCGAACGGGGACAGCGCGGTCGGTAGCGAGACCTCCGCCCGGATTCCCGATCCCATCTCGTTCGTCCGTACCCGCCCCGGGCAAAAACGTTGGCGGGCGCGCGGCCGCGGTATAAAACCCCCCGCATATGATGGGCCACCGTTCGGGGTGGTGGAGCCCCTCTCTACAGATATGAAACGCCCCCCGCGCACGACCGACGCGACGACGACCGAGGGAGACGACGCGCTGGACGCCACGTTCGAGGCGCTCGCCGACGCCGACTGCCGGGCGATCCTCGCGGCGGCGGCGACGCCGAAGACGACAAGCGAGCTCGCCGAGGACTGCGACATCGCGCTCTCGACCGCCTACCGGAAGGTCGAGCTGCTGAGCGAGACGCCGCTGCTCGCGGAGGGAGTCCGGTTCGACCCGGACGGCGACCACGCCGCCGAGTACGTCCGCGACGCCGAAGACGCCGCGATCGAACTCGGCGACGACGGCGTGGCGCTCACGGTCGACGACGGGGGGACCGACCCCCTCGCCGCCGCGCTCGATTCCCCCGGCGTCTCGGCCGACTGACCGCCGTTCCCGGCGACGGCGAGCCGCAGCGCCGCCCCGCCACCGTCACTGCGCCGCCCCGCCACCGTCACTGCGCCGCCCCGCCACTGCCACCGCCACCGCCCCGCCACCGCGCCGCGGGGCTGCGTTTCGAATCTGATAATTGAACGGTCAAGGTTTTACACCAGTTCGCGGTCGTGTCCGATATGTCTCGCTCGCCGGAGCCAGAGACCCTCATCGATCTCGCGCAAGACAAAATCGCGGTGATCGACGAGGCGGGCCGGTTCCGGTACCTCAACGCGGCCACCAGCAACCTGCTCGGCTTCGACCCGGACGAGCTGGTCGGGACGGACGCGTTCGACCTGGTTCACCCCGACGACGTCGACCGCGTCCGGGCGGCGTTCGAGGCGCTCGTCGCCGACGGCACGCGGCCGGACGCCCCGCTGGAATACCGTTACGAGACCGCCGACGGCGACTGGGTGTGGTTCCGCACCCGCGTGTTTCCGCCGGCGGAGACCGGCCTCGACGGCTACGCGCTGAGCTCTCGCGACATCACCCTCGAAGTCGAGTCCCGGCGGCGCCTGGAGACCATCGCCTCGACGTCGCCGGACGTGCTGTGGATGTTCGGCGCCGACTGGAGCGAACTGCTGTTCGTCAACGGCGCGATCGAGTCGGTGTTCGGGATCGACCCCGAAACCCTCGAGCGCCGGCCGCGAGCGTTCTTGGAGGCCGTCCACCCCGACGACCGGGCGGACGTCGAGTGCGCGATGGAGCGGCTCTCCGCCGGCGATCCGACGAATCTCGACTACCGGATCGGCTCCCCGGACGGGCCGACAACTTGGGTCAGGGTGCCCGCGCGCCCCGTGCGGGAGGACGGCGAGGTCGTCGCCGTCACCGGGTTCGCCCGCGACGTCACCGACGAGTACCGCCGCGAGCGCCAGCTCACGGTGATGGACAACCTGCTCCGGCACACCATCCGCAACGACATGAACATCGTCGACGGCACCGCGGAGCGGATCGCCGACCGGGTCGACGACGCCGTCGCCGCGGCGTCGACGGCGACAGAGACGGACGACGCGGTCCCCCCGGACGTCGACCTGGCCGAACTCGCCGCCGACCTGATCGACCACGCGGAGACGGTCCGCCGGGTCGCCGACGACCTGCTCACCACGGCCGAGAAGCAGCGCGGGGTGATCGACCTCCTCCGGGAGCACGAGTCGCCCCAGCCGCTCCGGGTCGCGCCGCTCGTCGAGCGCGCGGTGGCGGACGCCGTCGACGACGCGGGCGAGGCGCCCGCCGACGTCACCGTCTCCTGTCCCGACGACGTGCGCGCGTTCACGCACCCGGAGCTCGACTACGCGATCGCCGAGCTGATCGAGAACGCGATCGAACACGCCGAGGGGGCGGCGACGGTCGAGATCGAGGTCACGGCGCCCGCCGACCGCGTCGAGATCGCGGTCCGCGACGACGCGCCCCCCATCCCGGCGGCCGAGCGCGACCCGATCACGGACCGGTGGAAGATGGACGACCTCAGACACACCGGCGGGATGGGGCTGTGGCTCGTCTACTGGATCGCGGACCGCTCCGGGGGGGACCTCGCGTTCGACGCCGGCGCCGACGGCAACGAGGTGACGATCAGCGTCCCCGACGCCGACGGCGAGCCCTCCTTCCCGGCGGCCGACCGCGGCCCGCCGCCGGCCTCCGAAGTCCGGCCGGCCGCGGCTGAACCGGACGGCGGCGCGACGGCGCCGGCCGCCGGCTCCGAGGCGGTCGCGCCCGAGTCCGCCGGCCCCGAACCCGACGAGCGCGACCCCGCCGACGGTGAGCCCGCGGCGGGCCGCGAGTCGACCGGGGACCGCGAGCCGACCGGAGACCGCACCCCCGACGACCCCGACGCCGCCCCCGGTCCGCCGTGAGGTTCGCCGGGCGGCCGACCGAAACCCGATCGATCGTTCACCATAGGACCCGATTTCGAAGAACCTCCCACCGATCTTAAGCCGACGCTTCGCGTACTCTCGGGTTGATGGGTACGCTCAACGAGCTGTTCGACCCGGACCGGGTCGCCGTCGTCGGCGCGACCGCCCGCGAGGGCGCCGTCGGCCGCGCCGTCACGTCGAATCTCCTCGACGACTTCGACGGCGACACGGTCCCCGTCAACCCGAACTACGACGCGGTGCTCGGCACGCCGTGCGTCGACGACGTCGCCGACGCGGACGCCGACGTCGCGGTGATCGTCGTCCCCCCCTCGATCGTCTTAGACGCCATCGAGGCGTGCGGCGAGGCGGGGGTCCGCAACGTCGTCGTGATCACCGCCGGGTTCGGCGAGACCGGAGAGGACGGAGCGGCGAGGGAGCGTCGCCTCGCGGAGCTAGCCGACGAGTACGACCTCAACCTCGTCGGCCCCAACAGCCTGGGGATCATGTCGACCCCATCGGGGATGAACGCGACGTTCGGCCCCGAGAACGCCCTCCCCGGCGGGCTCTCCTTCATGAGCCAGTCCGGGGCGTTCGTCACCGCGGTCCTCGACTGGGCCAACGACAACGGGATCGGGTTCAAGGACGTGGTGTCGCTCGGGAACAAGGCCGTTCTCGACGAGACGGACTTCGTCGACCACTGGGGCGACGACGAGGAGACCGACGTGATAATCGGCTACCTCGAAGGGATCGAGGACGGCCGCGAGTTCATCGAGACCGCCCGCGAGACGACCCAGGACACCCCGATCGTCGCCGTGAAGTCGGGGCGGACGAGCGCCGGCGCGCAGGCCGCCTCCTCGCACACCGGCACGCTCGCGGGCTCCGACAAGGCGTACGAGGCCGGCCTCGACCAGGCGGGCGTCATCCGCGCGGAGTCGGTCGACGAGCTGTTCGACTCGGCGGGCATCCTCGGGAGCCAGCCGCTGCCCGACACCGACAGCGTCGCGATCGTCACCAACGCCGGCGGCCCCGGCGTGATGGCGACCGACGCGGTCGGCGACGCCGACCTCGACATGGCGTCGTTCACGGGCGAGACGAGCGACGCGCTCGCCGCGTCGATGCCGGAGGAGGCGAACATCCACAACCCGGTCGACGTGATCGGCGACGCCGACGTGGAGCGGTTCCGCGAGGCCCTCGAAATCACCGTCGCCGACGACAACGTCGGCGCCGCCCTCGTGCTGGCCGCGCCCACGGCGACGATCGATTTCGCGGACCTCGCGGACGCGATCGAGTCGGTCAGCGACGAGATGGACGCGCCCATCGCCGCCTGCCTGATGGGCGGCGACCGGACCCGCGAGCCGAAGCAGCAGCTCCAGGCGAAGGGGATCCCCTGTTACTTCGACCCCGCTCGCGGGATCGAGAGCCTCGCGACGCTCGCGCGCTACCGCGACATCAAGTCGCGCGAGTACGCGCCCCCCATGTCCTTCGACGTCGACCGCGAGCGCGCACGCGAGATCCTCGGGACGGTGCGCGACCGCGACGACAACCGCTTGGGCGTCGAGGCGATGGAGCTGCTCGACGCGTACGGTATCCCCACGCCCGCCGGCGAGATCGTCGACTCGCCCGAGCGCGCCCGCGAGGTCGCCGCGGGCGTCGACGGCGACGTGGTGATGAAGATCGTCTCGCCGGACATCCTGCACAAGTCCGACATCGGCGGCGTCGCCGTCGGCGTCGCGGACGACGACGTGGGCGACACCTACGAGGACCTGGTCACCCGCGCGCGCAACTACCAGCCGGACGCGACCGTCCTCGGCGTCCAAGTGCAGGAGATGGTGGATCTCGACGACGGCGTCGAGACCATCGTCGGGATGAACCGCGACCCGCAGTTCGGCCCGCTGCTGATGTTCGGGCTCGGCGGCATCTTCGTGGAGGTGATGGAGGACACCACCTTCCGCGTCGCCCCGGTCTCCGAGCCCGAGGCGCGCGAGATGACCGAGGAGATCCAGTCGGCGCCGCTGTTGCGCGGCGCCCGCGGCCGCGACCCGGTCGACGTCGACGCCGTGATCGAGACGATCGGCCGGCTCTCGCAGCTGGTCACCGACTTCCCGGCGATCCTCGAACTCGACATCAACCCGCTCGTCGCACTGCCCGACGACGACGGCGGCACGAACGCCGCCGCCGTCGACGTGAGACTCACCGTCGACCCGGAGGCCCTCGACCCGCCGGGAGCCGACGCGGAGACCGATCCGAAGCCGCTCGACGCGGAGGAACCCACCGATGACTGACACACCCACCACACTCGTCACCGCGACCGGAGACAGCGCCGGAAAGACAGCGATCACCGTCGCCCTCGCGCGGCTCGCCGCCGACCGCGACCGCAGCGTCGGCTACATGAAACCGAAGGGCACCCGGCTCCAGTCGAACGTCGGGAAGACGCTCGACCAGGACCCCATGCTCGCCCGCGAGGTGCTCGGCTTAGACGCCGAGATGCACCAGATGGAGCCCGTCGTCTACTCGCCGACGTTCGTCGAGGGCGCGGTCCGCGGCACCGAGGACCCGGACGCCTTGCGCGACCGGATCCGCGAGGAGTACGACGACATCGCGGCCGACAACGACCGGGTGTTCGTCGAGGGCGGCGGGCGCTGGACCACCGGCGGCGTCGTCGACCTCACCGACGTCGACGTCGCGGAGCTGCTCGACGCGCGGGTCGTCCTCGTCGCGGAGTACGGCTCGCCGAACGACTTAGACGAGGTGCTGGCGGCCGCCGACGCGTTCGGCGACCGCCTCGCCGGAGTCGTCTTCAACAAGGTGTCCGACGACGCCTTCGAGTCGCTCGATCAGGACGGGATCCCGTTCCTCGAATCGAAGGGGATCACCGTCTTCGGCGCGATCCCCCACGAGAAGGCGCTCGCGGGCGTCACGGTCGGGGAGCTCGCCGACGAGCTGGGCGCCGAACTGCTCACCGACGCGCCCACCGACGCGTTCGTCGAGCGCTTCCTCGTCGGCGCGATGGGCGGCGACGAGGCGCTCCGCTACTTCCGGCGCGCCCGCGACGCCGCCGTCATCACCGGCGGCGACCGCGCGGACGTCCAGACGGCGGCGCTGGAAGCCTCCGGGGTCGCGTGTCTCGTCTTGACCGGCGGCCACCGTCCCTCGGGCGCGGTGTTGGGCAAGGCCGCGGACGCCGGCAAGCCGGTGCTCGCCGTCAACACCGACACGGTCACCGCCATCGACCGCGCCGAGGAGATCGTCCGCGGCGGGCGCACGCGCGACGTCCGGACGGTCGATCGGATGGCCGAGCTGCTCGGCGACCACGTCGACGTGGACGCGCTGGTCTGAGCCGGCGATCCCCCGGGCCGTTCGCCCGCTCGCCCCGTCCGGGCCGCCTGCGGTCTGCGGTCGCGGTCGCCTGCGATCCGCGGTCGCGGTCGCCCGCGATCCGTGATCGTCTGACGTACTGTTTTCACGGTGGACGACGTACCCCGCCTATGACCAGTCTCTCGGAGGCGTACGGCGGACGGGGGCGCTCCGGGGTCGACCCGCGGCGGCTGTACCTCGGCGTGGGGTCGTTCGTCGCGGGCGCGTTACTCGTCGTCGCGGGGATCCTCGCGGCGGCCGAGGTGGCGGTGCCGGCCAGCTACTCCGCGGGCGCGGCCCGGGAGCTCGGCGGGAGCCTCGGCGGGGTCGGCGTCCCGCTCGTGTTGCTCGGCGTGATGGCCGTGCTGCCGGCCGACCGCAGCACCTACACCGCGGCGATCGTCGGCGCGGTCGTCATGGGGCTCGGCGTCGCGCTGTTCACGTACGCGTACCCGGAGCGGTGGGTCGGCGGGCCGCGCCCCGAGCTCCGGAACCTCACCCTCCACACCGCGGGCGTCTACTTCCTCGGCGCCGCGACGACGCTGTGGAGCGTGTTCGTCGGCGTCGCGAACTTCAAGACCCGCAACGACCCCGGCGGCACCGTCTCGATGGAAGTGACCCACAAGGGGGAGACGAAGGTGGTCGAGGTCCCCCGCGACCAGCTGGGGAGCCGCGGCGGCGTGGGCCTCCTCGGCGGCACCCCCGACGGCGACGTCGAGACGCAGACGAACCGCCCGGACGACGCGAACCAGCCTGCGCGCGACGCGAACCAGTCCGCGCGCGACGCGAACCAGCCGGCGGATCGAGACGCCACCGGCGCGGCGGCCAGCTCCGGGACGACCGCCGGCACCGGTGCGTCGGGCCCCACCGGCGGCCGGTCGAGCGGCGCGGGAGGCACCGGCGCGGGCGGGCGGACGAGCGACGCGGGCCGGTCCGGAACGGGCGGATCCCCCGCGCCCGGCTCGGCGGGCGTGAGCGACGGCGGCAGCGCAGACACCGACATCTCCTCGCCGCTCGACGAGGCGGGGCCGGAGGGCCCCGACTCGCCGTCAACGCCGGAGTCCGCGCCCTCGCCCGACTCGCCCGCCGCGCGCGACGGCCCGGGCGACACCTACTGCGGCAACTGCGCGAAGTTCGATTACGTCCGGACCGACGACGGCATGCGGCCCTACTGCGCGCACTACGACGAGCTG of Halorubrum trapanicum contains these proteins:
- a CDS encoding helix-turn-helix domain-containing protein; translated protein: MGSGIRAEVSLPTALSPFDGVVDGATPVTEVTRCTPADDRERVVVEFIADADLAVPEGVEVVFDYGGRAAYRFDADVDPDSPFAVLDRHETPVSEATIRDGRLRLTFHASDLPTLRSVLEAFREGCSDMEVLRLLQSTTTPTESDLVTVDRSELTERQREVLAAAYEAGYFDHPKGANAGEVAESLGIGRSTFTEHVAAAQRKLFGALLD
- a CDS encoding helix-turn-helix domain-containing protein, producing the protein MKRPPRTTDATTTEGDDALDATFEALADADCRAILAAAATPKTTSELAEDCDIALSTAYRKVELLSETPLLAEGVRFDPDGDHAAEYVRDAEDAAIELGDDGVALTVDDGGTDPLAAALDSPGVSAD
- a CDS encoding PAS domain-containing protein: MSRSPEPETLIDLAQDKIAVIDEAGRFRYLNAATSNLLGFDPDELVGTDAFDLVHPDDVDRVRAAFEALVADGTRPDAPLEYRYETADGDWVWFRTRVFPPAETGLDGYALSSRDITLEVESRRRLETIASTSPDVLWMFGADWSELLFVNGAIESVFGIDPETLERRPRAFLEAVHPDDRADVECAMERLSAGDPTNLDYRIGSPDGPTTWVRVPARPVREDGEVVAVTGFARDVTDEYRRERQLTVMDNLLRHTIRNDMNIVDGTAERIADRVDDAVAAASTATETDDAVPPDVDLAELAADLIDHAETVRRVADDLLTTAEKQRGVIDLLREHESPQPLRVAPLVERAVADAVDDAGEAPADVTVSCPDDVRAFTHPELDYAIAELIENAIEHAEGAATVEIEVTAPADRVEIAVRDDAPPIPAAERDPITDRWKMDDLRHTGGMGLWLVYWIADRSGGDLAFDAGADGNEVTISVPDADGEPSFPAADRGPPPASEVRPAAAEPDGGATAPAAGSEAVAPESAGPEPDERDPADGEPAAGRESTGDREPTGDRTPDDPDAAPGPP
- a CDS encoding acetate--CoA ligase family protein produces the protein MGTLNELFDPDRVAVVGATAREGAVGRAVTSNLLDDFDGDTVPVNPNYDAVLGTPCVDDVADADADVAVIVVPPSIVLDAIEACGEAGVRNVVVITAGFGETGEDGAARERRLAELADEYDLNLVGPNSLGIMSTPSGMNATFGPENALPGGLSFMSQSGAFVTAVLDWANDNGIGFKDVVSLGNKAVLDETDFVDHWGDDEETDVIIGYLEGIEDGREFIETARETTQDTPIVAVKSGRTSAGAQAASSHTGTLAGSDKAYEAGLDQAGVIRAESVDELFDSAGILGSQPLPDTDSVAIVTNAGGPGVMATDAVGDADLDMASFTGETSDALAASMPEEANIHNPVDVIGDADVERFREALEITVADDNVGAALVLAAPTATIDFADLADAIESVSDEMDAPIAACLMGGDRTREPKQQLQAKGIPCYFDPARGIESLATLARYRDIKSREYAPPMSFDVDRERAREILGTVRDRDDNRLGVEAMELLDAYGIPTPAGEIVDSPERAREVAAGVDGDVVMKIVSPDILHKSDIGGVAVGVADDDVGDTYEDLVTRARNYQPDATVLGVQVQEMVDLDDGVETIVGMNRDPQFGPLLMFGLGGIFVEVMEDTTFRVAPVSEPEAREMTEEIQSAPLLRGARGRDPVDVDAVIETIGRLSQLVTDFPAILELDINPLVALPDDDGGTNAAAVDVRLTVDPEALDPPGADAETDPKPLDAEEPTDD
- a CDS encoding phosphotransacetylase family protein — protein: MTDTPTTLVTATGDSAGKTAITVALARLAADRDRSVGYMKPKGTRLQSNVGKTLDQDPMLAREVLGLDAEMHQMEPVVYSPTFVEGAVRGTEDPDALRDRIREEYDDIAADNDRVFVEGGGRWTTGGVVDLTDVDVAELLDARVVLVAEYGSPNDLDEVLAAADAFGDRLAGVVFNKVSDDAFESLDQDGIPFLESKGITVFGAIPHEKALAGVTVGELADELGAELLTDAPTDAFVERFLVGAMGGDEALRYFRRARDAAVITGGDRADVQTAALEASGVACLVLTGGHRPSGAVLGKAADAGKPVLAVNTDTVTAIDRAEEIVRGGRTRDVRTVDRMAELLGDHVDVDALV